The proteins below come from a single Mucilaginibacter mali genomic window:
- a CDS encoding GDSL-type esterase/lipase family protein, translated as MKILKMILLTACVGLAPLLADAQNNAPFDSTYRPPIYAGKVGQFKSFPKSTSDIIFLGNSIMTYTDWNELLGLKTAKNRGIPGDITFGLLDRLQDVIDGHPAKIFILIGINDITRNAPEDLVVNNYRRMITRIRAGSPSTKIYFHTLLPVNDTYTPLIGKTQHIVNVNAKLKELTAAEKVTLIDLYPNFLGNDGKLDPKLTFDGLHLNELGYFKWAGILKKGNYLK; from the coding sequence ATGAAGATATTAAAGATGATCCTTTTAACAGCCTGCGTTGGTTTGGCCCCGTTGTTAGCCGATGCGCAAAACAATGCACCGTTTGATAGCACCTACCGCCCGCCTATTTACGCCGGCAAGGTGGGGCAATTTAAAAGCTTCCCCAAATCAACCAGTGATATCATTTTCCTGGGCAACAGCATCATGACCTATACCGACTGGAACGAATTGCTGGGACTTAAAACCGCCAAAAACCGCGGCATCCCCGGCGACATTACCTTTGGGCTTTTAGACCGTTTGCAGGATGTGATAGACGGCCACCCCGCCAAAATATTTATCCTGATCGGTATTAACGATATCACCCGCAACGCGCCCGAAGATCTGGTGGTAAATAACTATCGCCGCATGATTACCCGTATCAGGGCCGGCTCACCATCTACCAAAATATATTTCCACACGTTGCTGCCGGTTAACGATACTTATACACCACTCATCGGTAAAACGCAGCATATTGTAAATGTAAATGCCAAACTGAAGGAATTAACGGCTGCCGAAAAGGTAACCCTGATAGACCTGTACCCCAACTTTTTAGGTAACGATGGCAAACTGGACCCGAAGCTAACCTTCGACGGCCTGCACCTTAACGAACTGGGGTATTTTAAATGGGCCGGGATATTAAAAAAAGGTAATTATCTGAAATAG
- a CDS encoding phytanoyl-CoA dioxygenase family protein: MKSKETIKTEFAEDGYVFIPGFLSADEVAAISQNFNRVIDEVVPNMPDNRVFYEDKSNPATLKQVMDIHAHDAFFQQVLTDSKFKELAEFLLEDKVIGKNLEYFNKPPMIGKPTPAHQDGYYFMLDPSVAVTMWMALEPADEENGCVKYVKGSHLKGMRPHGRTKTLGFSQGIVDFGTDDDLQNEVAFPAKPGDLLVHHSLTIHRAGGNTTADRNRKALGLIYFGESAREDVEAKKAYQQKLQEERAAEV; the protein is encoded by the coding sequence ATGAAAAGTAAAGAGACCATTAAAACCGAATTTGCCGAAGACGGTTATGTGTTCATCCCCGGCTTTTTAAGTGCGGATGAAGTGGCGGCCATCAGCCAAAATTTTAACCGGGTGATTGATGAAGTAGTGCCCAACATGCCCGATAACCGTGTTTTTTATGAAGATAAAAGCAACCCCGCAACCCTAAAGCAGGTGATGGATATCCACGCGCATGATGCCTTTTTTCAGCAGGTGTTAACTGATAGCAAGTTTAAGGAACTGGCCGAATTTTTATTAGAAGATAAGGTGATCGGTAAAAACCTGGAGTATTTTAACAAGCCACCGATGATCGGCAAGCCTACGCCGGCCCACCAGGACGGTTATTATTTTATGTTAGACCCATCGGTAGCCGTAACCATGTGGATGGCCCTTGAACCTGCCGACGAAGAGAACGGCTGCGTGAAATATGTAAAAGGCTCGCACCTGAAGGGCATGCGCCCGCATGGCCGCACCAAAACCTTAGGCTTTTCGCAGGGGATAGTTGATTTTGGCACTGATGATGACCTGCAAAACGAAGTCGCATTTCCCGCAAAACCGGGCGATCTGCTGGTGCACCATTCGCTTACCATACACCGCGCCGGTGGCAATACCACGGCTGATAGAAACCGTAAGGCTTTAGGGCTGATCTATTTTGGCGAATCTGCGCGGGAGGATGTGGAAGCTAAGAAAGCTTACCAGCAGAAGTTACAGGAAGAGCGGGCCGCGGAGGTATAA
- a CDS encoding MFS transporter yields MDASLTNVSTPRNPAMPFRAWLVVGLLCVVGCLNYLDRIMITTMRESIVQSIPMTDAQFGLLTSVFLWVYGILSPVAGFLADRFSRSRVIVTSLFIWSGVTLLTASATSFQGLLVSRALMGVSEACYLPAALALIADYHKGSTRSLAIGIHLAGVMIGQSLGFLGGWIAEDYHWNTAFAAFGGVGIVYSIVLFFFLRDAGNPTDTTSVEEPAGKPKFTEAIKDLFSKPTFIMLLIFWGCLGIVGWMILGWLPTYYKEHFNLSQTKAGLFATGYMYPLSMAGVIFGGFIADRWSKRNNKARILVPIIGLCIAAPAVFMASNTDVVYIALAGFITYAFTRVFTDTNLMPVLCMVADKRYIATGYGVLNMFACIVGGLGIYASGALRDAHVNMALLFRIASFSMIVCALILFMVKKNLENAQKK; encoded by the coding sequence ATGGACGCATCCTTAACTAACGTAAGCACACCGCGAAACCCTGCAATGCCCTTTAGGGCCTGGCTGGTGGTGGGTTTACTTTGCGTGGTAGGCTGCCTCAACTACCTGGACCGTATCATGATCACCACAATGCGTGAATCCATTGTACAGTCGATACCCATGACCGACGCGCAATTTGGTTTGCTCACCTCGGTCTTCTTATGGGTGTATGGGATTTTAAGTCCGGTGGCCGGCTTCCTTGCGGATCGGTTTAGCCGCAGCCGGGTAATTGTGACGAGTTTGTTTATCTGGTCGGGAGTAACATTGTTAACCGCCAGTGCTACCAGTTTCCAGGGATTGCTGGTTAGTCGCGCCCTGATGGGGGTGAGCGAGGCCTGCTACCTGCCCGCCGCATTGGCCCTAATTGCCGATTACCATAAAGGCAGCACCCGTTCGCTGGCCATCGGCATACATTTGGCGGGGGTGATGATCGGTCAAAGTCTTGGCTTTCTGGGCGGATGGATCGCTGAAGATTACCATTGGAATACAGCCTTCGCCGCTTTTGGTGGTGTGGGCATTGTTTATTCAATTGTGCTGTTCTTCTTCCTGCGGGATGCGGGGAACCCGACAGATACAACTTCGGTTGAAGAACCCGCCGGCAAACCGAAATTCACCGAGGCGATAAAAGACCTGTTCAGCAAGCCCACATTCATTATGCTGCTGATATTTTGGGGATGCCTGGGCATTGTAGGATGGATGATATTGGGCTGGCTGCCTACTTATTATAAGGAGCATTTTAATTTATCGCAAACTAAGGCCGGCCTGTTCGCAACCGGTTATATGTACCCGCTCAGTATGGCAGGCGTGATCTTCGGCGGCTTTATTGCCGACAGATGGAGTAAAAGGAATAATAAGGCCCGCATCCTGGTGCCTATTATTGGCCTGTGCATAGCGGCGCCTGCTGTGTTTATGGCCAGCAATACCGATGTGGTGTATATCGCTTTGGCCGGTTTTATTACCTATGCGTTCACCCGGGTGTTTACCGATACCAACCTGATGCCCGTGCTGTGCATGGTGGCCGATAAGCGTTACATCGCCACTGGTTATGGTGTGCTTAATATGTTTGCCTGCATTGTGGGCGGTTTGGGTATTTACGCCAGTGGCGCCCTGCGCGACGCGCATGTAAACATGGCGCTGCTTTTCCGTATCGCATCGTTCAGCATGATCGTTTGCGCCCTGATCTTATTTATGGTGAAGAAGAATTTAGAGAACGCTCAAAAAAAATAA
- a CDS encoding HpcH/HpaI aldolase family protein — protein MKMRESRVLAKLKAGGAASCLKVNLGDGQAAEIAAICGFDCLWIDQEHLAQDWSVLNSQIWAAKSRNVDVMVRVPRGSYSGYVKPLEMDAAGILVPHIMNLEEAKQVVQMTKFHPIGRRAIDGGSADGAFTNMDFQDYLKDSNEQKFVVLQIEDPEVLPDIEAIAALDGVDMLFFGPGDFSQGIGAPGEWNHPRLIEARKLVAEVANKYGKYAATSGGIDSLDSFLEMGYKFVNVGADVVGLSAYCNNLVDRFGKSVAQRVASSAINPGKPY, from the coding sequence ATGAAAATGAGAGAAAGCCGCGTACTGGCAAAACTAAAGGCCGGCGGTGCCGCAAGCTGTTTAAAAGTAAATTTAGGCGATGGTCAGGCCGCCGAAATAGCAGCCATCTGCGGCTTCGATTGCCTTTGGATAGATCAGGAACATTTGGCGCAGGATTGGTCGGTGCTGAACTCGCAGATATGGGCGGCTAAATCGCGCAATGTGGATGTGATGGTGCGCGTACCGCGCGGCAGTTATAGCGGTTATGTAAAACCGCTGGAGATGGACGCGGCCGGGATCCTGGTGCCACATATCATGAATTTGGAGGAGGCTAAGCAGGTGGTGCAGATGACCAAATTCCATCCCATCGGTCGCCGGGCTATAGATGGCGGCAGTGCCGATGGCGCCTTCACCAATATGGATTTTCAGGATTATCTGAAGGATTCGAACGAGCAAAAATTTGTAGTACTGCAAATAGAAGACCCCGAAGTGCTGCCCGATATTGAAGCTATTGCCGCGCTTGATGGCGTGGATATGTTGTTCTTCGGCCCCGGTGATTTTAGCCAGGGTATTGGCGCCCCCGGCGAATGGAACCACCCGCGATTAATTGAGGCCCGCAAACTGGTGGCCGAGGTGGCCAATAAATACGGTAAATATGCCGCCACATCCGGCGGTATCGATAGCCTGGATAGCTTCCTTGAAATGGGTTATAAGTTTGTAAACGTAGGTGCCGATGTGGTAGGACTAAGCGCTTACTGCAATAACCTGGTCGATAGGTTTGGTAAATCGGTAGCGCAAAGGGTAGCCAGTTCAGCCATCAACCCAGGTAAGCCTTATTAA
- a CDS encoding aldo/keto reductase, with amino-acid sequence MKKRALGNTGIQVSEVAFGGVEIGMPYGIGVNGKEDMLSTEEAIDLLHEAADKGINFFDTARLYGESEAIMGQAFYDRRDKIVLATKCKHFKNADGSLPGYQTLKDIIESSLHESLGFLKTDYVDVFMLHQADLAILDNDDVRKVFAGLKRSGKIRVTGASTYTATETARAIDKGWDVIQLAFNLMDQQQAANFKHAQEQGTGIVVRSVLLKGLLSDKGRNLHPALSNVERHINEYRELLSDDIAGISTLATKFALSFNEVSSVLVGIDRSEYLDAAIRSVSGRLLNEAELSKAKQLVYPDPAFLDLPGWDRQGWLK; translated from the coding sequence ATGAAGAAGCGGGCATTAGGCAATACGGGGATACAGGTGTCGGAAGTGGCTTTTGGCGGTGTAGAGATTGGCATGCCTTATGGTATCGGTGTCAACGGGAAAGAAGATATGCTGTCGACAGAAGAAGCCATCGACCTGCTGCACGAAGCTGCCGACAAAGGCATCAATTTTTTCGATACCGCCCGCCTGTACGGCGAAAGTGAGGCCATTATGGGCCAGGCCTTTTACGACAGGCGAGATAAAATAGTGCTGGCCACCAAATGCAAACATTTTAAAAATGCCGATGGCAGCCTGCCCGGTTATCAAACGCTAAAGGATATTATAGAATCATCGTTGCATGAAAGCCTCGGCTTCCTGAAAACCGACTATGTGGATGTTTTCATGCTGCACCAGGCCGATCTGGCGATACTGGATAATGATGACGTGCGGAAAGTTTTCGCCGGATTAAAGCGATCAGGAAAGATCAGGGTGACGGGAGCATCCACCTATACGGCTACAGAAACCGCGCGCGCCATTGATAAGGGTTGGGATGTGATACAACTGGCCTTTAACCTGATGGACCAGCAACAGGCGGCCAATTTTAAACATGCGCAGGAACAAGGCACTGGTATTGTTGTACGGTCGGTATTGTTAAAAGGCTTGCTGAGCGATAAGGGCCGCAATCTGCATCCGGCTTTAAGTAATGTGGAACGGCATATCAATGAGTACAGGGAATTATTAAGCGATGATATTGCCGGGATATCAACCCTGGCCACAAAATTCGCCTTATCATTTAATGAGGTTTCATCTGTTTTGGTAGGTATAGACCGCTCTGAATATTTGGACGCGGCCATCAGATCGGTTAGCGGCAGGTTGTTGAATGAGGCCGAACTTTCAAAAGCTAAACAACTGGTTTATCCCGATCCGGCATTTCTTGACCTGCCCGGCTGGGACAGGCAGGGCTGGTTAAAATAA
- a CDS encoding SusC/RagA family TonB-linked outer membrane protein produces the protein MLQFYKYKRGLLSSIILLFTLTAFSQSLIRGTVKDPNGNTLPGVSVKVKEAPQVGAITDANGAFSIRSAATYKTLVFSFIGYKTQEVSINGRDIIPVTMEENQTGLNEVIITGYTGTARKDLTGSISTVNMNDLQKAPVQSFADALAGRVTGVQVISPDGKPGSSPTIIVRGLGSLTQDSSPLYVIDGVPIESPDNNMIDPANIESISILKDASATAIYGSRGGNGVVVITTKRGQKGPSRIDYNGYYGINQPYKYYKLLSPYEFVRLAQDQFPTANPYLSNGRTLEDYRNVKGTDWQDMLLRTGKSQNHSIMISGGNDNANYAFSGNYINQTGIIIASDYTRYQGKFSLDQKIGTKAKVGGSMSYSRYMTTGGDPSPGLTSSLFFSAFTYRPIPGPAFDDAPLEDLLYDPDNSYPTDARMNPIISYTNELRNKINKNLFGNMYADYYILKNLKLHIQGSINSTDQRTEAFNNTKTRGGGQYSTIGVNGSVLNGTIDVYSNTNLLQYDAVFGRNHHLNVLLGSDLQRTNYKSYGMSSNFIPDERLGLSGLDVGIIQQSGAVAKISYNTLTSGFSSVSYNYAGKYYVSGTFRADGSSKFQNNRWGYFPSAAVKWKISEEEFFKKQSIISDANIRASYGAAGNNRVGDFDYVANLNFTSQLYLNGGLVGFNGVTGTLPNPDLKWETDTKQNIAIDLGFLKDRFNLTVEYYNDKVKDLLYRTPLAPNTGYTSAVRNIAALSNRGIEISLGGDVVRAQNFTYNTNFNISFNKNRLDALSTPTEEGLTTTVNWDANFAAVPAFIAKVGGPLGQIYGYISDGLYQLSDFDKTPNGNYLLKASLPLNGPTQSRTSMVPGMEKYRDINNDGIINDNDKTVIGNGYPIHTGGWSNNLRYKNFDLNLFFQWSYGNDIINANRIWFTGGSVTFRSNLGPQNAFADYANRWSFSNQNTDIARIGQNSAVYSTRYVEDGSYIRLKTFNLGYTFPAKMLSRAKIQKLRVYVAANNLITLTGYKGYDPEVSTYATALSPALDYSSYPRPITITAGLNLSL, from the coding sequence ATGCTCCAATTTTACAAGTATAAGAGAGGCCTGCTATCGTCGATAATTTTACTTTTCACGCTTACTGCTTTTTCGCAATCCCTCATCAGGGGTACAGTTAAAGACCCTAATGGGAACACCCTGCCGGGTGTAAGTGTAAAGGTAAAAGAAGCCCCGCAGGTAGGCGCCATTACCGATGCCAACGGCGCGTTCTCTATCCGCTCGGCGGCAACTTACAAAACTTTAGTGTTTAGTTTTATCGGCTACAAAACGCAGGAGGTATCCATTAATGGCCGTGATATTATCCCGGTTACGATGGAGGAAAACCAAACCGGGCTAAACGAGGTGATCATCACCGGTTATACCGGTACTGCCCGTAAAGACCTTACCGGTTCCATTTCCACCGTAAACATGAACGATCTGCAAAAAGCCCCGGTACAATCATTTGCCGATGCATTGGCCGGCCGTGTTACAGGCGTGCAGGTAATATCGCCCGATGGCAAGCCTGGTTCGTCCCCTACTATTATCGTACGTGGTTTAGGCTCGCTCACGCAGGATAGTTCGCCTTTATATGTGATTGACGGTGTGCCTATCGAAAGCCCTGATAATAATATGATAGATCCGGCCAATATCGAAAGCATATCCATACTTAAAGATGCTTCGGCTACGGCCATATACGGCTCGCGCGGGGGTAATGGCGTAGTAGTTATTACCACCAAACGAGGACAAAAAGGGCCGTCGAGGATTGATTATAACGGCTACTATGGTATCAACCAGCCCTACAAATATTATAAATTGTTAAGCCCTTACGAGTTTGTACGCCTGGCGCAAGACCAATTTCCAACGGCCAACCCATATTTATCCAACGGCCGCACACTGGAGGATTATCGTAATGTTAAAGGCACCGACTGGCAGGATATGTTGCTGCGGACAGGCAAGTCGCAAAACCATTCTATCATGATCTCGGGCGGTAACGATAATGCCAACTACGCGTTTTCGGGTAACTACATTAATCAAACCGGTATCATTATCGCGTCTGATTACACCCGGTACCAGGGTAAGTTCTCTTTAGATCAAAAGATCGGCACCAAGGCTAAGGTTGGCGGCTCGATGTCGTACAGCCGGTATATGACCACAGGTGGCGACCCGTCGCCGGGTTTAACATCGTCGCTATTTTTCAGCGCTTTTACCTATCGCCCAATACCGGGGCCGGCCTTTGATGATGCACCGCTGGAAGACCTGCTGTACGACCCCGACAACAGCTACCCGACAGATGCCCGCATGAACCCGATCATATCCTATACCAACGAGTTAAGGAATAAAATTAATAAAAACCTGTTTGGTAATATGTATGCAGATTATTACATATTAAAAAATCTGAAGCTGCACATCCAGGGGTCCATCAACTCAACCGATCAGCGTACCGAGGCATTTAATAATACCAAAACCAGGGGTGGCGGCCAATACAGCACCATCGGGGTTAACGGATCGGTTTTAAATGGCACTATAGATGTTTACAGCAATACCAACTTGCTGCAGTACGACGCGGTGTTTGGCCGGAACCATCACCTGAATGTGTTACTGGGTTCAGACCTGCAGCGCACCAACTATAAATCGTACGGGATGAGTTCGAACTTTATTCCCGACGAGCGTTTGGGCCTGAGCGGTTTGGATGTGGGGATCATCCAACAGAGCGGCGCGGTTGCCAAAATATCGTACAATACCCTTACCTCAGGCTTCAGCAGCGTATCTTATAACTATGCCGGTAAATACTATGTAAGCGGTACCTTCCGTGCAGACGGCAGCTCTAAGTTCCAGAATAACCGTTGGGGCTACTTCCCGTCGGCCGCCGTGAAATGGAAGATCAGCGAGGAGGAATTTTTCAAAAAGCAATCCATCATTTCCGATGCTAATATCCGTGCCAGCTACGGTGCGGCAGGTAACAACCGTGTAGGCGATTTTGATTATGTGGCCAACCTTAATTTCACCAGCCAGTTGTACCTGAACGGCGGCCTGGTTGGCTTTAACGGGGTAACCGGCACACTGCCTAACCCCGATTTGAAATGGGAGACCGATACCAAGCAAAACATCGCTATCGACCTGGGCTTTTTGAAAGATCGCTTTAATTTAACGGTAGAGTATTATAACGATAAGGTAAAGGACCTGCTTTACCGCACACCATTGGCGCCAAACACAGGCTATACGTCAGCAGTGAGGAATATCGCCGCCTTAAGTAACCGGGGGATAGAAATATCGCTGGGTGGAGATGTGGTGCGGGCCCAAAACTTTACCTACAATACCAATTTTAATATCTCATTTAATAAGAACAGGCTCGACGCGCTGTCGACCCCTACCGAAGAAGGCTTGACCACTACCGTAAACTGGGATGCCAACTTTGCCGCAGTACCAGCCTTTATAGCCAAGGTTGGCGGCCCGCTGGGGCAGATCTACGGTTACATATCTGATGGCCTTTACCAGTTAAGCGATTTTGATAAAACACCAAACGGTAACTATTTATTAAAAGCCAGCTTGCCGCTTAACGGCCCTACCCAAAGCCGCACATCAATGGTGCCGGGTATGGAGAAATACCGGGACATTAATAACGACGGTATTATTAACGATAACGATAAAACGGTTATTGGAAATGGCTACCCCATACATACCGGCGGCTGGAGCAATAACCTGCGCTACAAAAATTTCGACCTGAACCTGTTCTTCCAGTGGTCGTACGGTAACGATATCATCAATGCCAATCGTATTTGGTTCACCGGGGGGTCGGTTACCTTCCGCAGCAATTTAGGTCCGCAAAATGCTTTTGCCGATTACGCTAACCGCTGGTCGTTCAGCAATCAAAATACCGATATCGCCAGGATAGGCCAAAACAGCGCGGTGTATTCAACCCGGTATGTAGAGGATGGATCGTACATCAGGCTAAAGACCTTTAACCTGGGCTATACCTTCCCCGCTAAGATGTTATCGCGGGCTAAAATTCAAAAGCTGCGGGTTTATGTGGCTGCCAATAACCTGATCACCCTAACCGGTTATAAAGGTTACGATCCTGAGGTATCTACCTACGCTACGGCCTTAAGCCCTGCTTTAGATTACTCAAGCTATCCGCGGCCAATTACCATAACCGCCGGCCTTAACCTATCGCTATAA